One genomic segment of Clostridium estertheticum subsp. estertheticum includes these proteins:
- a CDS encoding PAS domain-containing sensor histidine kinase has product MDEKLGIIICKIFSEELKFIIKDNNIKNVEILEFTPACIYGNTGHNEQLEAINSCQSTCNKIIIIGGKCCTSLNKMVLDSEKCKIHRLEYCFELFTNRDIIAHFISEKSYLVTPGWLKNWEKNIEILGFDKEQVKIKFLDTGICDDSLERLHKFSQYVNIPYDCIFVGLDFFSMFIKKSVIEWHFECERMKSTLLLANTNIQFADHKSAKQQLSYILNNIHEGVYIINSNYKAIFVNKAVENLVSLNDFRDIIGKSVFDVVPDEYREIVLKRFKNILDNKISAPLIEEKFIKYDGCIIDVEIYSSAIKYEGNWCILSVVRNISERKISENLKLKISDQNKLINDAMEYDKLRNNFFCNISHELRTPINVLLSALQLLSLDETNHPTVKNEMKIKKYYKIMKQNSYRLLRLVNNLIDITKIDARYFNLRLKNENIVSIIEDITLSVTAYAERKGLELIFDTDIEDKIMVCDAYKIERIILNILSNAIKFTPLGGNIFVSITEKDWGISVSVKDTGVGIPTDMKSSIFERFVQVDKSLSRDREGSGIGLSLVKSLVEMHGGTIRVESQYGSGSEFIIDLPETGLPENQPFILDANIAKISDIERLQIEFSDIYD; this is encoded by the coding sequence ATGGATGAAAAATTAGGAATAATTATTTGTAAAATTTTCTCTGAAGAACTTAAATTTATAATAAAGGATAATAATATTAAGAATGTCGAAATTTTAGAATTTACACCAGCGTGTATCTATGGAAATACCGGCCATAATGAGCAGTTAGAAGCAATTAATAGTTGTCAATCAACCTGTAATAAAATAATTATTATTGGTGGTAAATGCTGTACAAGTTTAAATAAGATGGTGCTTGATAGTGAAAAATGTAAAATACATAGACTTGAATACTGTTTTGAATTATTCACTAATAGAGATATAATCGCTCATTTTATAAGTGAAAAATCATACCTTGTTACACCAGGTTGGCTTAAAAATTGGGAAAAAAACATTGAAATCTTAGGCTTTGATAAAGAACAAGTGAAAATTAAATTCCTAGATACAGGCATTTGTGATGATAGTTTAGAAAGACTTCATAAATTTTCACAATATGTTAATATTCCTTATGATTGCATTTTTGTAGGATTAGATTTTTTTAGTATGTTTATAAAAAAAAGCGTAATCGAATGGCATTTTGAATGTGAAAGAATGAAATCAACTTTGCTACTTGCGAACACAAATATACAATTTGCTGATCATAAGTCAGCCAAACAGCAACTTTCATACATTCTAAATAACATTCATGAGGGAGTATATATCATAAATTCAAATTATAAAGCCATATTTGTAAATAAAGCTGTAGAGAACTTGGTGAGTCTTAATGATTTTAGAGATATTATAGGTAAAAGCGTATTTGATGTTGTCCCCGATGAATATCGTGAAATTGTACTTAAAAGATTTAAAAATATACTAGATAATAAGATATCAGCACCTTTAATTGAAGAAAAATTTATAAAATACGATGGCTGTATTATAGATGTTGAAATATACTCTAGTGCTATTAAATATGAGGGCAATTGGTGCATACTTAGTGTGGTAAGAAATATTTCAGAACGTAAAATCTCTGAGAATCTTAAGTTGAAAATTTCCGATCAAAACAAGCTTATAAATGATGCAATGGAATATGACAAGTTAAGGAATAATTTTTTTTGTAATATATCCCATGAACTTAGAACACCAATAAATGTACTTCTTAGCGCATTGCAATTACTAAGTTTGGATGAAACAAATCACCCTACCGTTAAAAACGAAATGAAAATAAAGAAATATTATAAAATAATGAAGCAAAACAGTTATAGATTGTTAAGGTTAGTAAATAATTTAATCGATATTACCAAAATTGATGCAAGATATTTCAATCTTAGATTAAAAAATGAAAATATTGTATCTATTATTGAAGACATAACGCTGTCCGTAACCGCTTACGCTGAACGTAAGGGGTTGGAACTTATTTTTGATACTGACATTGAAGATAAAATAATGGTTTGTGATGCATATAAAATTGAAAGAATAATATTAAATATTCTTTCAAATGCAATAAAATTCACTCCGCTAGGAGGGAACATATTTGTGAGCATTACAGAGAAAGATTGGGGTATATCGGTATCTGTAAAGGACACAGGTGTTGGAATTCCTACTGATATGAAATCGTCTATTTTTGAAAGGTTCGTACAGGTAGATAAATCTCTTTCAAGAGACAGAGAGGGGAGTGGCATCGGTCTTTCTCTTGTAAAATCTCTTGTTGAGATGCATGGCGGAACAATTAGGGTTGAGAGCCAATATGGTAGTGGCAGTGAATTTATAATAGACCTTCCTGAGACAGGTTTACCAGAGAATCAACCGTTTATTTTAGATGCAAATATAGCTAAAATAAGTGATATAGAGAGGCTACAGATAGAGTTTTCAGACATATACGATTAA
- a CDS encoding 2-isopropylmalate synthase, translating into MLFKEIFPYSEIPKVVFGGQQIPMSIPDDIWITDTTFRDGQQSMDTYTEKQIVKIFDYLHKLDNNSGIIRQTEFFLYTQKDRNAARKCLERGYEFPEVTSWIRANKEDFKLVKDMGLKETGMLMSCSDYHIFKKLNKTRQEAMDLYVSLVEEALENGIIPRCHLEDITRADFFGFVIPLVQRLMELSKKSGIKIKIRACDTLGLGLPYSGTELPRSVPQIISGLIKYGGVPSEYLEWHGHNDFYNVVSNATTAWLHGCSAINTSLFGIGERTGNCPLEAMIVEYGQIRGNVKNMNLKLISEIGQYFEGEFKYSIPPRTPYVGSEFNVTRAGIHADGILKDEEIYNIFDTEKILGRPIIVAVNEHSGHAGIAAWVNTYYRLKDLDKIDKKDERINVIKDWVDKQYETGRSTVMKSEELELITKKIIPQLSTKKHNAEEF; encoded by the coding sequence ATGTTGTTTAAAGAGATATTCCCATACTCAGAAATTCCTAAGGTTGTTTTTGGAGGTCAGCAGATTCCAATGTCTATACCTGATGATATTTGGATTACGGATACTACATTCAGAGATGGTCAACAGTCTATGGATACTTATACTGAAAAGCAAATAGTTAAAATATTTGATTATTTACACAAACTTGACAATAATTCGGGTATAATTAGACAAACGGAGTTCTTTTTATATACTCAGAAAGATAGAAATGCTGCTAGAAAATGTTTAGAAAGAGGATATGAATTTCCAGAGGTAACATCATGGATAAGAGCTAATAAAGAAGACTTTAAGCTTGTTAAAGATATGGGACTTAAGGAAACGGGAATGCTTATGTCCTGTTCTGATTATCATATATTCAAAAAGCTTAATAAAACAAGGCAAGAGGCAATGGACTTATATGTTTCATTGGTAGAAGAAGCATTAGAAAATGGAATAATTCCAAGATGCCATCTTGAGGATATAACTAGAGCTGATTTCTTTGGATTTGTTATACCACTAGTGCAAAGACTTATGGAACTATCTAAGAAATCTGGTATTAAGATAAAAATTAGGGCATGCGATACATTAGGACTTGGATTGCCATACTCTGGTACGGAATTACCAAGGAGTGTACCACAGATAATTAGTGGATTAATAAAGTATGGTGGAGTGCCCTCGGAATATCTTGAATGGCATGGACATAATGATTTTTATAATGTAGTTTCCAATGCTACTACAGCGTGGCTTCACGGATGCTCTGCAATAAATACCTCACTTTTCGGTATTGGTGAAAGAACAGGTAATTGTCCACTTGAAGCAATGATTGTAGAATATGGTCAAATAAGAGGAAATGTAAAAAATATGAATCTTAAGCTTATAAGTGAAATTGGACAATATTTTGAAGGTGAGTTTAAATATAGTATTCCACCTAGGACACCTTATGTTGGTAGTGAATTTAATGTTACAAGAGCGGGTATCCATGCAGATGGAATATTAAAGGATGAAGAAATATACAATATTTTTGATACTGAAAAAATATTAGGTAGGCCAATTATTGTGGCAGTTAACGAACACTCGGGGCATGCAGGTATTGCAGCTTGGGTTAATACCTATTATAGATTAAAAGATTTAGATAAAATTGATAAAAAAGATGAAAGAATTAATGTTATAAAAGATTGGGTAGATAAGCAATATGAGACTGGAAGAAGTACTGTAATGAAAAGTGAAGAATTAGAATTAATTACAAAAAAAATTATTCCACAATTAAGTACAAAAAAACATAATGCTGAGGAATTTTGA